The Neobacillus sp. OS1-2 genome includes a window with the following:
- a CDS encoding SprT family zinc-dependent metalloprotease: MIHTYSGKTIRFEIKYKNRTSIGITIDSYGNIEVQAPKGTPDGRVLYLIEEKWDLIQRKLKEMKDRLQGPQKKVYEPGENFLYLGNTYPIKIIEDVNSAKDHVMFEGERLHISVKQLDDEKIKQALKRFYYQQCKAIVAKGIASYQCHFKTKPRSIQISDSQTTWGTCNSKLQLTFNWRLAMAPQEVIDYVIVHEMCHMVHLNHDRSFWRLVGKIIPDYIEKENWLASSNWKMTV; encoded by the coding sequence ATGATACATACCTACTCGGGTAAGACCATACGTTTTGAAATTAAATACAAAAACCGAACTTCCATCGGAATTACAATTGATAGCTATGGAAATATCGAAGTCCAGGCTCCTAAAGGGACACCTGATGGAAGAGTGCTCTATTTAATAGAAGAAAAGTGGGATCTAATTCAGCGAAAGTTAAAAGAAATGAAGGACAGACTGCAAGGACCGCAAAAAAAGGTCTATGAGCCTGGTGAAAACTTCCTTTATTTGGGGAACACCTATCCGATTAAGATTATCGAAGACGTAAATAGTGCGAAAGACCATGTAATGTTTGAAGGAGAAAGACTGCATATAAGTGTGAAGCAGCTTGATGATGAAAAAATTAAACAAGCTTTAAAACGATTCTATTACCAGCAATGCAAGGCAATAGTTGCGAAGGGCATTGCCTCTTATCAATGCCATTTTAAAACAAAGCCACGTTCTATTCAGATTTCGGATAGCCAAACGACTTGGGGAACCTGTAATTCAAAACTGCAGTTAACCTTTAATTGGAGGCTGGCAATGGCACCCCAGGAGGTAATTGATTACGTAATTGTTCATGAAATGTGCCATATGGTCCATCTAAATCACGATCGCTCCTTCTGGCGTCTCGTGGGAAAAATAATCCCCGATTATATCGAAAAGGAAAACTGGCTGGCTTCATCAAATTGGAAAATGACCGTTTAG
- a CDS encoding EAL domain-containing protein, with translation MEWQNGLKLFLPGMMIILCIVIVFYIYRKFAAQSKRIKTSEQYYQSLYHNNPDIILTLDVLGNLLSANQVVESYGYTVDELLQRPFVSYVVPELVKKTIKQFNKSINGEATNYETAILSKGGGRVELNVTSIPIINEGRIVGAYAILKDITRFKHTQEALVEAESTYRSLVEESLVGIYIIENGKFVYVNPQLLEWFGYTNEETIGSYLSDYIHPEDVSIVLDNIQKRFTDENKGMKFQYRAIKKDQSIIHLEVYGSKTIYRGKQAVIGSVIDITEQKKAEEKIKHMAYHDALTDLPNRYLFTSHFQTALSNQCMETASILFLDLDRFKLINDSLGHDLGDLLLKKVSERLKNCIGPEDCLARLGGDEFIFFLPNVGHEGTTKTLNQVLTRLNEPFLLNEYEMYITPSIGISQYPHDGEDIGTLIKKADLAMNQAKRLGKNNYQYYIQKSMEQTNDVLEMEKDLRKAIERNEFRLYYQPKLDVYSGEIIGVEALIRWQHSQKGIISPGQFIPLAEETGLIISMGEWVLRTACTEMKAFQELGFPSMIVSVNLSLRQFFQPNFVQMVSQVLNETGLSPEFIELEITESMTIDTHHALMVVQELKKLGVKISLDDFGTGYSSLHYLKQFPIDKLKIDQSFIRDCVTNTNNATIVKTIIAMAHQLNMEIIAEGVETEGQLHFLQENFCPEVQGFLFCRPLPLDEIKENYYDLVSAGKQYSVSRDPKSLISEFAV, from the coding sequence ATGGAATGGCAGAATGGTTTAAAACTTTTTCTTCCTGGCATGATGATAATTTTGTGTATCGTAATCGTTTTCTATATTTATCGCAAATTTGCCGCCCAATCTAAACGGATCAAAACCAGCGAACAATATTACCAGTCCCTTTACCATAATAACCCGGATATTATTTTAACATTAGATGTTCTAGGCAATCTTTTAAGTGCGAATCAAGTGGTAGAATCCTATGGGTATACTGTAGACGAGCTCCTACAGCGTCCATTTGTTTCATATGTAGTTCCAGAGCTAGTAAAGAAAACCATTAAGCAATTTAATAAATCCATTAATGGAGAGGCAACAAACTATGAAACGGCCATCTTAAGCAAAGGTGGTGGTCGAGTAGAACTAAATGTAACGAGTATTCCAATCATTAATGAGGGTAGAATTGTCGGTGCCTATGCGATCCTCAAGGATATTACCCGCTTTAAACATACACAGGAGGCATTAGTTGAGGCAGAATCTACCTATAGAAGTTTGGTTGAGGAATCACTGGTTGGTATTTACATTATTGAAAATGGTAAATTTGTTTATGTTAACCCTCAATTATTAGAATGGTTCGGATACACAAACGAGGAAACGATTGGATCCTACCTCTCCGATTATATTCATCCTGAAGATGTTTCAATCGTTTTAGATAATATTCAAAAGCGATTTACCGATGAAAATAAGGGGATGAAATTTCAATATCGGGCCATAAAAAAAGACCAAAGCATTATCCATCTTGAAGTATATGGCTCCAAAACGATTTATAGAGGTAAGCAGGCTGTCATAGGCAGTGTTATTGATATCACTGAGCAAAAAAAGGCGGAAGAGAAGATTAAACATATGGCCTATCACGATGCCTTGACGGACTTACCCAATCGCTATCTGTTCACTTCGCACTTTCAAACAGCTTTATCCAATCAATGTATGGAAACGGCCTCCATTCTTTTTCTGGATTTAGATCGATTTAAATTAATTAATGATTCCTTGGGGCATGATCTTGGTGATCTATTGTTGAAAAAAGTTTCGGAGCGATTAAAGAATTGTATTGGCCCAGAAGATTGCCTTGCAAGACTTGGCGGGGATGAGTTCATCTTCTTTCTGCCGAATGTGGGTCATGAGGGGACTACTAAAACGTTGAATCAAGTGCTTACCCGTTTAAATGAGCCGTTCCTTTTAAATGAATACGAGATGTATATAACCCCAAGTATAGGAATCAGCCAATACCCTCATGATGGAGAGGATATCGGCACTTTAATCAAAAAGGCAGATCTAGCCATGAATCAAGCAAAACGTTTGGGGAAAAACAACTATCAATATTACATACAGAAGTCAATGGAACAAACAAATGATGTACTGGAAATGGAAAAGGACCTTCGCAAGGCGATTGAACGGAATGAGTTTAGGTTGTATTATCAGCCAAAGTTGGACGTTTATTCTGGAGAAATCATTGGTGTAGAAGCCTTGATTCGTTGGCAGCATTCGCAAAAGGGGATTATTTCTCCTGGTCAGTTTATCCCTTTAGCGGAAGAAACGGGATTGATTATTTCGATGGGGGAATGGGTATTAAGAACAGCATGTACGGAGATGAAGGCCTTTCAGGAATTAGGCTTTCCTTCGATGATCGTTTCCGTTAATCTATCACTGCGTCAGTTTTTTCAACCAAATTTCGTGCAGATGGTTAGCCAGGTTCTAAACGAAACGGGACTGTCTCCCGAATTCATAGAGCTTGAAATTACGGAAAGCATGACAATTGATACACACCATGCGCTGATGGTTGTTCAAGAATTAAAAAAATTAGGAGTAAAAATAAGTTTAGATGATTTTGGAACCGGATACAGTTCCCTTCATTACTTAAAGCAATTCCCAATTGACAAGCTGAAGATTGACCAGTCGTTTATTCGTGATTGTGTAACGAATACAAATAATGCAACCATAGTGAAAACCATTATTGCGATGGCCCACCAGCTAAATATGGAGATCATTGCTGAAGGAGTCGAAACGGAAGGGCAACTCCATTTTTTACAGGAAAACTTTTGCCCTGAAGTGCAAGGATTTTTATTCTGCAGACCATTGCCTTTGGATGAAATAAAAGAGAATTATTATGACTTAGTGAGTGCTGGCAAGCAATATAGCGTTTCACGAGATCCGAAGAGTCTTATTAGCGAATTTGCTGTGTGA
- a CDS encoding tyrosine-type recombinase/integrase: MLNDKEFQAFQEGIFKDYFKKYIMFKRGKGEKVTHSTLIRLKSLNQELTLSCDSLEISHEVAEFILREREKESPSSRGLRVSDFRQFSAFLRSLEIVSYEIPRKYMKKVYLPFRPYIFSEAELESITVAADQLSQGRRSNTHCQIYPVITRILIGTGMRIGEVLSLRIKDVDMVDQLLIVYKSKNNVSRYVPMSESLSATVGRYLSKIQHRHESQRHLFISPYTGTGYSYDAMKYMFRKIYSAAGVRTPQGRLPRIHDVRHSFCTASLNRMLESGMNLYTAIPILAAYVGHVNLSDTERYIHLTEHGYSDFIKKESNLSSLIPEVCDEN; this comes from the coding sequence ATGCTGAATGATAAGGAATTTCAAGCTTTCCAAGAAGGAATTTTCAAGGATTATTTCAAAAAATATATAATGTTTAAACGTGGTAAAGGTGAAAAAGTGACACATTCCACACTGATTAGATTGAAATCACTAAACCAAGAGCTTACCCTTTCTTGTGATAGTCTGGAAATCAGTCATGAAGTGGCAGAGTTCATTCTACGTGAAAGAGAAAAGGAAAGTCCGTCATCCAGGGGACTTCGCGTTTCAGATTTCCGTCAGTTCTCAGCTTTTCTTCGAAGTTTGGAGATTGTTTCCTATGAAATACCACGTAAATATATGAAGAAAGTATACCTGCCATTCCGTCCATATATTTTTTCAGAAGCTGAACTGGAGTCCATTACCGTGGCAGCTGATCAACTTTCACAAGGGAGAAGATCAAATACCCATTGTCAAATTTATCCTGTCATCACCCGTATTTTGATTGGAACTGGGATGCGTATCGGGGAAGTCCTTTCGCTTAGAATAAAGGATGTAGACATGGTTGACCAACTACTTATTGTGTATAAATCAAAAAATAATGTATCCAGATATGTGCCCATGTCAGAAAGCCTTTCAGCAACAGTTGGCAGGTATCTTTCCAAAATACAGCACCGCCATGAATCGCAGCGGCATTTGTTTATTTCACCTTATACTGGAACGGGTTATTCCTATGATGCCATGAAATATATGTTCCGAAAGATATATTCAGCGGCAGGAGTTCGTACTCCCCAGGGAAGACTACCAAGAATCCATGATGTACGGCATTCGTTTTGTACGGCTAGTCTAAACCGAATGTTAGAGTCTGGCATGAATCTTTATACGGCGATCCCGATTCTCGCGGCCTATGTAGGACATGTGAATTTGTCCGATACTGAGCGTTATATTCATTTAACAGAACATGGATACAGCGACTTTATCAAGAAAGAATCCAATCTAAGCAGCCTAATTCCGGAGGTGTGTGATGAAAACTAA
- a CDS encoding tubulin-like doman-containing protein, whose translation MVKSIGILGVGQAGGNIAEIAANMGFQTALINTNQRDGIVNKRVEKKFFVPGYNGAGQDRAIGLRAVNENYREIISFVQDTFKNIKLLLVAFSTDGGTGSGMSPLLIDLLLDNLPGINIGAIAVVPDRNVLAGNRINAAECIEEISKIDSLSSVFLVDNDQLRKLSPQSSKHQIYLSSNHQVMEAINNVLQVTKKSSFYGNFDETDLMNILGTRGVTIIASTAITDAKTSADVANKIQQSWVNSIFCPVESTGVIRAGVIYEGPEKMANLINVPGVFERVGEPLELFEGTYILESDPTITTILAGLPFPARRMKALEESLEKNKERLQNLVKKEHTQKYESRISWASNLKAKPQERKTGSITSKLSKYQK comes from the coding sequence ATGGTGAAATCAATTGGCATCTTGGGAGTCGGTCAAGCGGGTGGAAATATCGCGGAGATCGCAGCAAATATGGGATTTCAAACCGCGCTTATCAATACGAACCAACGTGATGGAATAGTCAATAAGAGAGTTGAAAAGAAGTTTTTTGTTCCTGGATATAATGGCGCCGGGCAGGACCGGGCCATCGGACTGAGGGCAGTGAATGAAAATTATCGAGAAATCATTAGCTTTGTGCAAGATACGTTTAAAAACATAAAGCTTTTATTGGTGGCCTTTTCTACGGATGGTGGCACTGGTTCGGGGATGAGCCCATTATTAATTGACTTGTTATTAGATAACCTTCCCGGTATTAATATAGGTGCAATTGCGGTGGTCCCAGATCGAAATGTATTAGCAGGAAACCGAATTAATGCCGCCGAATGCATCGAGGAAATATCGAAAATAGACTCGCTGTCATCTGTATTTCTTGTCGACAATGATCAACTGCGCAAGTTAAGTCCACAATCCAGCAAACATCAAATCTATCTTTCTTCTAATCATCAGGTGATGGAAGCGATTAATAATGTTCTTCAAGTCACGAAGAAGAGTTCTTTTTATGGAAACTTTGATGAAACGGATTTAATGAATATACTCGGGACGAGGGGTGTCACGATTATTGCTTCAACTGCCATAACAGATGCTAAAACATCCGCGGATGTAGCTAATAAAATCCAGCAATCTTGGGTTAACTCCATCTTTTGTCCTGTTGAATCAACAGGGGTTATACGTGCAGGAGTCATTTATGAAGGACCTGAGAAAATGGCGAATTTAATTAATGTACCTGGGGTTTTTGAAAGGGTTGGGGAGCCGCTAGAATTATTTGAGGGAACGTATATCTTGGAATCCGACCCAACCATCACGACAATCTTGGCGGGACTGCCATTTCCGGCCCGCCGCATGAAGGCACTTGAGGAATCCCTAGAGAAAAACAAAGAACGTTTGCAAAACCTAGTTAAAAAAGAGCACACGCAAAAATACGAATCGCGCATATCCTGGGCATCTAACTTAAAAGCAAAGCCACAAGAAAGAAAAACGGGAAGCATAACATCGAAATTATCAAAATACCAAAAATAG
- the xerS gene encoding tyrosine recombinase XerS, with product MAISKQHEKFENQLELLLKEMPAYVVEYVDAKQDIRSPITLFNYVRDFRDFFNWLISEGIAKCNQIKDIPPETLATITLDEARNYFKYLSRKKFKVSINDDETKQIDPKTVNRHKSSLRSLFKYLTIEAELDNNEPYFHRNVMQKIEVTKVTETFNERAKNLTDKIFIGDKDLEFLDYIKREHVHSLSRSQLNYFKRDRERNISILSLFLGTGIRVNELSNLRIKDIDFTSKEISVIRKGNKKDTVSVTPSAMEDLHTYLSIRNERYKAGNGENEFVYVKLFKNEPKPLTNRAIEEIVYKLTKAFDKRMSPHKLRHTYATNLAEQTNGDIPLIMSQLGHTSSDISLLYINTTREKARLAAEALDKRREMRKDQHE from the coding sequence ATGGCAATATCTAAACAACATGAAAAATTTGAAAACCAGTTAGAGTTGTTGCTAAAGGAAATGCCTGCATACGTGGTGGAATACGTGGATGCCAAACAGGACATCCGCTCCCCCATCACCCTTTTTAATTACGTTAGGGATTTTCGTGATTTCTTTAATTGGTTAATATCCGAAGGAATTGCAAAGTGTAATCAAATCAAAGATATTCCTCCAGAAACATTAGCGACGATTACTTTGGATGAAGCAAGAAATTATTTTAAGTATTTGTCCAGGAAAAAATTTAAAGTTTCAATAAATGACGATGAAACGAAACAAATTGATCCAAAGACAGTAAACCGTCACAAGTCCTCCCTTCGTTCACTATTTAAATACCTGACAATCGAAGCGGAGTTAGATAATAATGAACCCTATTTCCATCGAAATGTTATGCAAAAAATAGAGGTTACTAAAGTAACAGAGACTTTTAATGAGCGGGCAAAAAATCTGACTGATAAAATTTTTATTGGAGATAAGGATCTAGAATTCTTAGATTATATTAAGAGGGAACATGTACATTCCCTCTCCCGTTCGCAGCTTAATTATTTTAAGCGGGACAGAGAGCGCAATATTAGTATCCTCTCCCTTTTCTTGGGAACTGGAATCCGAGTTAATGAATTATCAAACTTACGCATTAAAGATATTGATTTTACTTCAAAAGAGATTAGTGTAATTCGGAAAGGAAATAAAAAAGATACGGTTTCTGTTACACCTTCTGCTATGGAGGACCTTCACACCTATCTTTCTATTAGAAATGAAAGATACAAAGCCGGGAACGGAGAAAATGAGTTTGTATATGTAAAATTATTTAAAAATGAACCTAAACCACTAACAAATCGAGCTATTGAAGAAATAGTTTATAAATTAACAAAAGCCTTTGACAAAAGGATGTCTCCTCATAAATTACGACATACTTATGCGACGAATCTTGCAGAACAAACTAATGGCGATATTCCTTTAATTATGTCTCAGCTTGGACATACTTCTTCCGATATTTCATTGCTTTACATTAATACAACCAGAGAAAAAGCAAGATTGGCTGCTGAAGCTTTGGATAAACGTAGAGAAATGAGAAAAGATCAACACGAGTAA
- the istB gene encoding IS21-like element helper ATPase IstB, with protein MTTESTLTKLHEMRLSAMAEQFHEQLRNEQFNELSFEDRFALMVDIEWSRRKNNKLDRIIKGANFRYPQACIEDIEYHTDRRLDKYQILRLASGDYIQGKHNLIIKGASGNGKSYLACAFGIAACRQFYTVKYVRLPDLLEELAIARGEGIYKKVMKAYKKADLLILDEWLLTSLRENEARDLLEIVESRHQVASTIFCSQFDIQGWYEKIGEGTLADAILDRIIHDSYNIFIDGETSMRERHGIKE; from the coding sequence ATGACAACCGAAAGCACATTGACCAAATTACATGAAATGCGTTTAAGCGCCATGGCAGAACAATTCCATGAACAACTGCGGAATGAGCAGTTCAACGAGCTCTCCTTCGAAGACCGATTCGCTTTGATGGTCGACATCGAATGGTCACGCCGCAAAAACAATAAGCTAGATCGAATCATCAAGGGGGCTAATTTCCGTTATCCCCAAGCTTGTATAGAGGATATAGAGTACCACACAGATCGGAGGCTCGATAAGTATCAAATCCTTAGGCTTGCATCTGGTGATTATATTCAGGGGAAACACAATCTGATCATCAAAGGTGCTTCAGGGAACGGCAAGTCCTATCTTGCCTGCGCATTTGGCATCGCCGCCTGTCGCCAGTTTTATACCGTTAAATATGTCCGTCTTCCAGATTTACTAGAAGAATTGGCTATTGCTCGAGGCGAGGGAATTTATAAGAAAGTAATGAAGGCTTATAAGAAAGCAGATCTGCTTATTTTGGATGAATGGCTGCTTACTTCCCTTAGAGAAAATGAGGCACGTGACCTTTTGGAAATTGTGGAATCTCGCCACCAGGTCGCCTCTACTATTTTCTGTTCTCAATTCGATATTCAAGGATGGTATGAAAAGATTGGAGAGGGTACCCTCGCTGATGCCATTCTTGATAGGATAATCCATGATTCATATAATATATTCATAGATGGGGAAACATCAATGAGGGAAAGGCATGGAATAAAAGAATAG
- a CDS encoding ketopantoate reductase family protein, whose protein sequence is MSIKTVSIIGLGALGVLFGNHLSKKMQKEDLRIIADKDRIKRYKADNVFCNGEPCHFHFVSPEEVVKPADLLIFAVKFNGLEDAIQAVRHHVDENTIILSLLNGISSEAIIGDAYGIDKVLYSVAQGMDAVKVGNKLTYDHMGMICFGEREPGYVSEKVKTIAEFFGKMEVPYEVDTNMVRRQWGKFMLNVGVNQTVAVNKSNYGEVQRVGQARDMMISAMREVMVLSEKEGAPLTEEDLHYWLEVMGRLSPEGKPSMAQDVEARRFSEVELFAGTVVKLGEKHGVSTPTNRELYRRITLMESRY, encoded by the coding sequence ATGTCTATAAAAACAGTTTCTATTATCGGGCTCGGGGCCTTGGGAGTTTTATTCGGAAATCACTTATCTAAGAAAATGCAGAAAGAAGATTTACGAATCATTGCTGATAAAGATCGAATCAAGAGATACAAAGCGGACAATGTATTTTGTAATGGAGAACCGTGTCATTTCCATTTTGTTTCCCCTGAAGAGGTGGTCAAGCCTGCAGATTTGCTTATTTTCGCCGTTAAATTTAATGGTTTAGAGGATGCAATCCAAGCGGTGAGGCATCATGTTGATGAAAATACAATTATTCTATCCCTATTAAATGGCATATCAAGTGAAGCAATTATTGGTGATGCCTATGGAATAGATAAAGTCTTATATAGTGTGGCCCAAGGGATGGATGCTGTAAAAGTAGGAAATAAACTGACGTATGACCATATGGGCATGATCTGCTTTGGAGAACGGGAACCTGGTTATGTTTCAGAAAAGGTAAAGACGATTGCTGAGTTTTTTGGAAAAATGGAAGTTCCCTATGAGGTGGACACCAATATGGTTAGAAGGCAATGGGGGAAATTCATGTTGAATGTTGGTGTCAATCAAACGGTTGCCGTGAATAAAAGTAATTACGGTGAGGTTCAACGAGTTGGACAGGCAAGAGATATGATGATTTCCGCGATGAGAGAGGTAATGGTATTATCGGAAAAAGAAGGGGCCCCGTTAACGGAAGAGGATTTACACTATTGGCTTGAAGTAATGGGCCGATTAAGTCCAGAGGGAAAACCGTCCATGGCGCAGGATGTGGAAGCGAGACGGTTTAGCGAGGTAGAATTATTTGCAGGGACTGTTGTGAAATTAGGTGAGAAACATGGAGTGTCTACGCCGACAAACAGGGAGCTGTATCGCAGGATAACGTTAATGGAGAGTCGATATTAA
- a CDS encoding tyrosine-type recombinase/integrase, translating into MKTKPLSHYVQAYFLSYLIAQRGYGRNTVASYRDTFKLLFTFLEENKLSVSKLSIENVDKKCVMEFLDWLESRRKNAISTRNVRLAHLKSFWGYVLATTPEWAEHCSQIIQIPFKKTAKKPPAYLTESETKQLLGIPDGNARSGIRHMAMLSLLYDSGCRVQELISLNTSDITLGDICKLFVKGKGDKYREIPIMQETGKIIKKYISIYERQPEKPLFCNSRGERLTRAGISHILNKYQKLAKEMNDEPFQENLSPHLLRHSKATHLVNNGVSIYNIRDFLGHASVTTTQVYLTSNPEVMREAIEKASQKIAPDGADYFSTEEKADLMSFLETLF; encoded by the coding sequence ATGAAAACTAAACCACTATCCCACTATGTACAAGCCTATTTTTTATCCTATCTAATAGCACAAAGGGGATATGGCAGAAATACGGTGGCTTCCTATAGGGACACCTTTAAACTTCTGTTCACTTTTCTTGAGGAGAACAAATTGTCTGTCTCGAAGCTTTCCATAGAAAATGTTGACAAAAAGTGCGTTATGGAATTTCTTGATTGGCTGGAAAGCAGAAGAAAAAATGCTATATCCACGCGGAATGTACGCCTTGCACATTTAAAATCATTTTGGGGTTATGTATTGGCAACTACCCCAGAATGGGCAGAACATTGTAGCCAGATTATCCAAATCCCATTTAAAAAAACAGCAAAGAAACCCCCTGCCTATTTGACAGAATCAGAAACAAAACAGCTCCTGGGCATTCCAGATGGTAACGCACGATCGGGAATTAGACATATGGCTATGCTCTCATTGCTTTATGATTCGGGGTGCAGAGTTCAGGAGCTTATTAGCCTGAACACATCCGATATTACCTTGGGTGATATATGTAAACTTTTCGTAAAAGGCAAGGGCGACAAATATCGTGAAATACCTATAATGCAGGAAACAGGCAAAATTATCAAAAAATATATAAGCATATATGAACGTCAGCCTGAAAAACCATTGTTCTGTAATAGCAGGGGAGAACGATTAACACGGGCAGGTATCTCCCATATTTTGAACAAGTACCAGAAACTTGCCAAAGAGATGAATGATGAACCTTTTCAGGAAAATCTCTCACCACATCTCCTAAGACATAGCAAGGCAACCCATCTTGTTAATAATGGAGTAAGTATCTATAATATTAGAGATTTCCTTGGACATGCATCCGTGACAACAACCCAGGTATATCTAACGTCTAACCCGGAAGTCATGCGGGAAGCAATTGAAAAGGCCTCGCAAAAGATAGCACCGGACGGTGCAGATTATTTTTCTACCGAAGAAAAAGCAGATCTGATGTCCTTTCTTGAGACGCTTTTCTAA
- a CDS encoding 5-methyltetrahydropteroyltriglutamate--homocysteine S-methyltransferase, with the protein MTKTAVKAPFKADHVGSFLRTEEIKEARYACANGKINKDDLREIEDQEIEKLVQKQIEVGLSSITDGEYRRAWWHLDFLSGLEGVEEFETEYISNFQGAKTKNKAIKIVGKVDFTDHYMLEHFKFLKQAVDRYGDGSQVAKFSIPSPNMLFTRIQGDEYYNNNHEQFFRDTVAAYQKAIQAFYDAGCRYLQLDDTSWIDFVSEERIKAVVEKLNMDVQDIIATRVRCLNEAISKKPKDMVITMHICRGNFRSTYITSGGYDQISDAIFADLKVDGLFLEYDDNRSGDFEPLKSFKRVDQKVVLGLITSKFPELENPDTIRERIKEASQYIPLENISLSPQCGFASTEEGNNLTEEDQWNKIKHVITIAESVWGNN; encoded by the coding sequence ATGACAAAAACAGCAGTAAAAGCTCCCTTTAAAGCCGACCATGTTGGCAGCTTTCTAAGGACGGAAGAGATTAAAGAGGCAAGATATGCTTGTGCAAATGGGAAAATCAATAAAGATGACCTAAGGGAAATAGAGGACCAAGAAATTGAGAAACTTGTCCAAAAACAAATTGAGGTTGGTCTTTCATCCATTACAGATGGCGAGTATAGACGTGCATGGTGGCATTTGGATTTCTTATCGGGCTTAGAAGGGGTAGAAGAGTTTGAGACGGAATATATTAGTAACTTCCAAGGTGCCAAAACAAAAAACAAGGCCATTAAAATCGTTGGTAAAGTAGACTTTACTGATCATTATATGTTAGAACACTTCAAGTTCTTAAAACAAGCGGTTGACCGCTATGGCGATGGCAGTCAAGTAGCAAAGTTCTCGATTCCAAGCCCTAATATGTTATTTACAAGGATTCAAGGGGATGAGTATTATAACAATAACCATGAACAGTTCTTTCGTGATACAGTAGCAGCCTACCAAAAAGCGATTCAAGCATTCTATGATGCAGGGTGCCGTTATTTACAATTAGACGATACTTCTTGGATAGATTTTGTTTCAGAAGAGCGTATCAAAGCAGTCGTTGAAAAACTCAACATGGACGTACAGGATATCATCGCAACAAGAGTACGTTGTTTAAATGAAGCCATTTCTAAAAAACCCAAAGATATGGTGATCACGATGCATATTTGCCGTGGAAACTTCAGGTCTACTTATATAACTAGCGGCGGCTACGATCAAATATCTGATGCTATTTTTGCCGATTTAAAAGTAGATGGACTTTTCTTAGAATATGATGATAATCGCTCAGGAGATTTTGAACCATTAAAAAGCTTTAAACGTGTTGACCAAAAGGTTGTACTGGGATTAATTACTTCAAAATTCCCTGAATTAGAAAATCCTGACACTATTAGAGAAAGAATTAAAGAAGCAAGCCAATATATTCCTTTAGAAAACATATCACTAAGCCCTCAATGCGGCTTTGCCAGTACGGAGGAAGGCAACAATTTAACTGAAGAAGATCAATGGAATAAGATAAAACACGTCATTACTATTGCTGAAAGTGTTTGGGGTAACAACTGA
- a CDS encoding DUF1456 family protein: protein MDNNDILIRLRYALEIKNKEMAEIFKLGGVEVTVPEVIKILTKSDDDEMENDEQIKCNNSMFDSFLNGFIIFKRGKQETKPGEPETPESTYKKSANVNNLLLKKVKIALALTTEDMLDLFEKAGITVTKGELGALLRKEGHKNYKECGDKFARNFLKGLAIKYRS from the coding sequence ATGGATAATAATGATATATTAATTCGCTTGCGATATGCACTTGAAATAAAAAATAAAGAAATGGCAGAGATATTTAAACTTGGCGGCGTGGAAGTAACCGTGCCGGAAGTGATCAAGATCCTAACAAAATCAGATGATGATGAAATGGAAAATGATGAGCAAATAAAATGTAATAATAGTATGTTCGATTCATTTTTAAATGGCTTTATCATTTTTAAAAGAGGAAAACAAGAGACAAAGCCAGGAGAGCCTGAAACACCGGAGTCAACTTACAAGAAAAGCGCGAATGTCAATAATCTCCTGTTGAAGAAAGTGAAAATTGCTTTAGCATTAACGACTGAAGATATGCTAGATCTATTCGAAAAAGCAGGAATCACGGTAACAAAAGGAGAACTTGGTGCATTGTTACGAAAAGAAGGGCATAAGAATTATAAAGAGTGCGGCGATAAATTCGCCAGGAACTTTTTAAAGGGCTTAGCGATTAAATATAGGAGTTAA